A stretch of Thermithiobacillus tepidarius DSM 3134 DNA encodes these proteins:
- the eboE gene encoding metabolite traffic protein EboE, whose translation MQIGAAHLTYCSNIHPGSGWDTVFANLRAHVPRLKARLAPQAPFGLGLRLSSRESEELLAAGRLAQFQDFLQEHGLYVFTLNGFPYGAFHGQAVKAAVFAPDWRDPARRDYTLRLAAILAALLPDGVEGGISTVPLSYKPWLAGAGEEAWLAMVRHLVEITTALARERERSGRLIHLDLEPEPDGLLEHSREVLRFYQDWLLPHGGRLLAERLGVTRDAARDLLLQHIQVCLDACHLAVEYEDPLAALARFALAGIRVGKAQLSAALRVPLPADRQRRARIARQLAPFAESTYLHQVIEERADGTLRHYPDLGAALPAIHAPAARQWRIHFHVPVFLARYGLFHSTREALQRLLACQQRTAFTRHLEIETYTWDVLPPALKLDLSDSIEREYRWVLGVLQAPHGLAVPAAS comes from the coding sequence ATGCAGATCGGCGCCGCGCACCTGACCTACTGCAGCAACATCCACCCCGGCAGCGGCTGGGACACGGTCTTCGCCAACCTGCGCGCGCACGTGCCCCGGCTCAAGGCCCGCCTCGCCCCGCAGGCTCCCTTCGGGCTGGGCCTGCGCCTGTCCAGCCGCGAGAGCGAGGAGCTGCTCGCCGCCGGCCGCCTGGCGCAGTTCCAGGATTTCCTGCAGGAACACGGTCTCTACGTCTTCACCCTGAACGGCTTTCCCTACGGCGCCTTCCACGGCCAGGCGGTCAAGGCGGCGGTCTTCGCTCCCGACTGGCGCGACCCGGCGCGGCGCGACTATACCCTGCGGCTGGCCGCGATCCTGGCGGCGCTGCTGCCCGACGGCGTGGAAGGCGGCATCTCCACCGTGCCGCTGTCCTACAAGCCGTGGCTGGCGGGCGCCGGCGAGGAGGCCTGGCTGGCCATGGTCCGCCATCTGGTGGAGATCACGACGGCGCTGGCGCGGGAGCGCGAGCGCAGCGGCCGGCTCATCCACCTGGACCTCGAGCCGGAGCCGGACGGCCTGCTGGAGCACAGCCGCGAGGTGCTGCGCTTCTATCAGGATTGGCTGCTGCCCCACGGCGGCCGGCTGCTGGCCGAGCGCCTGGGCGTCACCCGCGACGCCGCCCGCGACCTGCTCCTGCAGCACATCCAGGTCTGCCTCGATGCCTGCCACCTGGCGGTCGAGTACGAGGACCCCCTGGCTGCCCTGGCGCGCTTCGCGCTGGCCGGCATCCGCGTCGGCAAGGCGCAGCTCAGCGCCGCCCTGCGCGTGCCCCTGCCCGCCGACCGGCAGCGGCGCGCGCGCATCGCCCGGCAGCTGGCCCCCTTCGCCGAATCCACCTACCTGCACCAAGTGATCGAGGAACGGGCGGACGGCACCCTGCGCCACTACCCGGACCTGGGCGCGGCGCTGCCCGCCATCCATGCGCCCGCCGCCCGCCAGTGGCGCATCCATTTCCACGTGCCCGTCTTCCTGGCGCGCTACGGGCTCTTCCACTCCACCCGCGAAGCGCTGCAGCGGCTGCTGGCCTGCCAGCAGCGCACCGCCTTCACCCGGCACCTGGAAATCGAGACCTACACCTGGGACGTCCTGCCCCCGGCCCTCAAGCTGGACCTGAGCGACTCCATCGAGCGCGAATACCGCTGGGTGCTCGGCGTCCTGCAGGCGCCGCACGGGCTGGCGGTGCCGGCCGCCTCCTGA
- a CDS encoding TatD family hydrolase, translating to MDYIDMHAHMVSRTTDDYQRMAMAGCVAVTEPAFWPGFDRRSADGFEDYFEQLTDFEPRRAARHGIRHYTWLCLNPKEGEDRALAREVLRRIPAYLERPSVLGIGEIGLNRVTRNELATFKDHLDLAVAHDQLILIHTPHLEDKYKGTAVIIETLLADPRIQPGRVLIDHAEEHTIGMILDNGFWCGITLYPQTKASPERAADMIELHGPERVCVNSACDWGSSDPLAVPAFILEMRRRGHGDALIRQVVHGNPAAFLSQTPKFRLDGQ from the coding sequence ATGGACTACATCGACATGCACGCCCACATGGTGTCGCGCACCACCGACGACTACCAGCGCATGGCCATGGCCGGCTGCGTGGCCGTGACCGAGCCGGCCTTCTGGCCCGGCTTCGACCGCCGCTCGGCGGACGGCTTCGAGGACTACTTCGAGCAGCTCACCGACTTCGAGCCCAGGCGCGCCGCGCGCCACGGCATCCGCCACTACACCTGGCTCTGCCTCAACCCCAAGGAGGGCGAGGACCGTGCCCTGGCGCGCGAGGTGCTGCGCCGCATTCCCGCCTATCTGGAGCGCCCCAGCGTGCTCGGCATCGGCGAGATCGGCCTCAACCGCGTCACCCGCAACGAGCTGGCCACCTTCAAGGACCACCTCGACCTCGCCGTGGCCCACGACCAGCTCATCCTCATCCACACCCCGCACCTGGAGGACAAGTACAAGGGCACGGCGGTCATCATCGAGACCCTGCTGGCCGACCCGCGCATCCAGCCCGGCCGGGTGCTGATCGATCACGCCGAGGAGCACACCATCGGCATGATCCTCGACAACGGCTTCTGGTGCGGCATCACCCTCTATCCGCAGACCAAGGCCTCGCCCGAGCGCGCCGCCGACATGATCGAGCTGCACGGCCCCGAGCGCGTCTGCGTCAACTCGGCCTGCGACTGGGGCAGCAGCGACCCGCTGGCGGTGCCCGCCTTCATCCTGGAGATGCGCCGGCGCGGCCATGGCGATGCCCTGATCCGCCAAGTGGTCCACGGCAATCCCGCCGCCTTCCTGAGCCAGACTCCCAAGTTCCGGCTCGACGGACAGTGA
- a CDS encoding alkaline phosphatase family protein — protein MRKTVVLNVVGLSPRLLGPATPRLSAWARQGRVATVQAVTPAVTCAAQATYLTGVYPDAHGIVGNGWYFRDEAEVKFWRQSNRLVQAPKLWERARVLDPDFTCANLFWWYNMHSSVDYSVTPRPMYPADGRKIPDLYTQPAGLRDMLQQQLGRFPLFDFWGPKSSIRSSRWIADAALWVDRHCNPTLSLVYLPHLDYALQRRGPDSEAVADDLRAIDAVCGDLIEHFEAQGTQVIVLSEYGITPVSRPIHLNRILREHGLVAVREELGRELLDAGASAAFAVADHQIAHVYLNEPERLDQVQRLLEATPGVERILDQAGKQNARLNHPRAGDLVAIAAPDAWFTYYYWLDDRHAPDFARTVDIHRKPGYDPAELFLDPDLRFPRLKIGLKLARKALGMRYLMDVIPLDASLVKGSHGRPTDQAEDGPLFMTRQAELLEADHIPTHAVHDLLLAHLGAVAGIGQGRRVRSG, from the coding sequence ATGCGCAAGACCGTCGTCCTCAATGTCGTCGGCCTCAGCCCCCGGCTCCTGGGGCCGGCCACCCCGCGCCTCAGCGCCTGGGCCCGGCAGGGGCGGGTGGCCACGGTACAGGCCGTGACGCCCGCCGTGACCTGCGCCGCCCAGGCCACCTATCTCACCGGCGTCTACCCGGATGCGCACGGCATCGTCGGCAACGGCTGGTATTTCCGCGACGAGGCCGAGGTGAAGTTCTGGCGCCAGTCCAACCGCCTCGTGCAGGCGCCCAAGCTCTGGGAGCGGGCGCGCGTCCTCGATCCCGACTTCACCTGCGCCAATCTCTTCTGGTGGTACAACATGCACTCGTCCGTGGACTACAGCGTCACCCCGCGGCCCATGTACCCGGCGGACGGCCGCAAGATCCCGGACCTCTACACCCAGCCCGCCGGCCTGCGCGACATGCTGCAGCAGCAACTGGGCCGCTTCCCGCTCTTCGACTTCTGGGGCCCGAAGAGCTCCATCCGCTCCAGCCGCTGGATCGCCGACGCCGCCCTGTGGGTGGACCGCCACTGCAATCCCACCCTGAGCCTCGTCTACCTGCCGCACCTGGACTACGCCTTGCAACGCCGGGGTCCCGACAGCGAGGCCGTCGCCGATGACCTGCGCGCCATCGACGCCGTCTGCGGCGACCTGATCGAGCACTTCGAGGCCCAGGGCACCCAGGTCATCGTGCTCTCGGAATACGGCATCACGCCCGTTTCCCGGCCCATCCACCTCAACCGCATCCTGCGCGAGCACGGCCTTGTGGCCGTGCGCGAGGAACTGGGGCGGGAGCTCCTGGATGCCGGCGCGAGCGCCGCCTTCGCCGTCGCCGACCACCAGATCGCCCACGTCTACCTCAATGAACCCGAGCGCCTGGACCAAGTGCAGCGCCTGCTGGAGGCCACCCCCGGCGTCGAGCGCATCCTCGACCAGGCCGGCAAGCAGAACGCCCGCCTGAATCATCCTCGCGCCGGCGACCTGGTCGCCATCGCCGCGCCCGATGCCTGGTTCACCTACTACTACTGGCTGGACGACCGGCACGCCCCCGACTTCGCCCGCACCGTGGACATCCACCGCAAGCCCGGCTACGACCCGGCGGAACTCTTCCTCGACCCCGACCTGCGCTTTCCGCGGCTCAAGATCGGCCTGAAGCTCGCCCGCAAGGCCCTGGGCATGCGCTATCTCATGGACGTGATCCCGCTCGACGCCAGCCTCGTCAAGGGCTCCCACGGCCGCCCCACCGACCAGGCCGAAGACGGCCCCCTCTTCATGACCCGCCAAGCGGAGCTGCTGGAAGCCGACCACATCCCCACGCACGCCGTGCACGACCTGCTCCTGGCGCATCTGGGCGCGGTTGCTGGGATAGGGCAGGGGAGGCGGGTGCGGAGCGGCTGA
- a CDS encoding TolC family outer membrane protein, with translation MAFWLVTPARAENLWEAYSFARARDPLVTQARAQLEAERARWTQATAALLPRAGLEGGVNRTAQHSSGFGPESTTYYTGSSASVTLRQPLLNGQRWANLDSARTGVRAAEAGLLAAEQDLILRVAQAYFGILKAAADERVARGEVARLEKALAQAQAFREVGAGEIIAVKEAQARLDLARAALVSAESERHIAQEALYRLTRQPIASIHDLGPLTPEGPSPARLEPWLDSASRHQPLLRQAREHWTAARQRVTASRRGYWPSVDLSGGYYYSKGGYIASLQNQQWLVGLNVSMPLYDRAIVGQLRQAQAEADQVRARLDDLDDQIHQNTTTAFRRLQDSVARWQAVRVGREVGTRSTIDLLNAGQDLTRAQRDHNLALYEHVTARLQLKAAAGVLDEADVRSINGLLRAPGAAQTR, from the coding sequence GCCAGAGCGCGGGATCCGCTGGTGACGCAGGCACGCGCGCAACTGGAGGCGGAACGGGCGCGCTGGACACAGGCGACGGCGGCCCTGCTGCCCCGGGCCGGCCTGGAGGGTGGGGTGAACCGCACGGCGCAGCATTCGAGCGGCTTCGGGCCGGAAAGCACGACCTACTACACCGGCAGCAGTGCCAGCGTGACATTGCGGCAGCCGCTGCTCAACGGGCAACGCTGGGCGAACCTGGACAGCGCCCGGACCGGCGTGCGCGCGGCGGAGGCGGGACTGCTGGCGGCCGAGCAGGACTTGATCCTGCGCGTCGCCCAAGCTTACTTCGGGATCTTGAAGGCCGCCGCTGACGAGCGGGTCGCCCGCGGCGAGGTCGCGCGCCTGGAAAAGGCGCTGGCGCAGGCGCAGGCCTTTCGGGAGGTCGGGGCCGGGGAGATCATCGCCGTCAAGGAGGCGCAGGCGCGGCTGGACCTGGCCCGCGCCGCGCTGGTCAGCGCCGAGAGCGAGCGCCACATCGCCCAGGAAGCACTGTACCGCTTGACACGGCAGCCCATCGCCAGCATCCACGACCTGGGCCCGTTGACGCCGGAGGGGCCGAGTCCGGCCCGCCTCGAGCCCTGGCTGGACAGCGCGTCGCGGCATCAGCCGCTGCTGCGGCAGGCGCGCGAGCACTGGACCGCCGCCCGGCAGCGGGTGACCGCGTCCCGGCGCGGCTACTGGCCCAGCGTGGATCTGAGCGGCGGTTACTACTACAGCAAGGGCGGCTACATCGCCAGCCTGCAGAACCAGCAGTGGCTGGTCGGCCTGAACGTGAGCATGCCGCTCTACGATCGCGCCATCGTCGGGCAGCTCCGGCAGGCGCAAGCCGAGGCCGACCAAGTGCGGGCGCGGCTGGACGACCTGGACGACCAGATCCACCAGAACACGACCACGGCCTTTCGCCGCCTGCAAGACAGCGTGGCGCGCTGGCAGGCGGTCAGGGTGGGACGGGAGGTGGGCACGCGCAGCACCATCGACCTGCTGAACGCCGGGCAGGATCTCACCCGGGCGCAGCGCGACCACAATCTGGCGCTGTACGAGCACGTGACGGCGCGCCTGCAGCTGAAAGCGGCCGCCGGCGTGCTCGACGAGGCGGACGTGCGCAGCATCAACGGCCTGCTGCGCGCGCCGGGTGCGGCACAGACCCGCTGA
- a CDS encoding 3-dehydroquinate synthase, which produces MHVIRQEIQVTFSYAVYGTADLFAPGNPLLRDVVAADAAELPKKLLFVVDRGVQRHHPQLLRAIADYCRAHADALALARAPLLAEGGEAAKNDARQVTAVLEAIHAAGLCRHAYVVAVGGGAVLDAVGYAAATAHRGVRLIRVPTTVLAQCDAAVGVKNGINAFGKKNFLGTFAPPCAVINDAGFLHTLSARDWRAGMAEAVKVALLKDPVFFAYLEQHATDLAARDMRAMEKLIRRCAELHLEHIAGNGDPFELGSSRPLDHGHWSAHKLEQLSGYALRHGEAVAIGIALDATYAHLSGALSLRAWRRILHLLAALGFALWTPELGRHLDAPMHPQSIFAGLAEFREHLGGRLTITLLQDIGRPFEVHEMDFKLLADATALLHASHTDLQGGNAWISKLAHAR; this is translated from the coding sequence ATGCACGTCATTCGGCAAGAGATCCAAGTCACCTTCAGCTACGCCGTCTACGGCACCGCCGATCTGTTCGCGCCGGGCAATCCGCTGCTGCGCGACGTGGTGGCCGCCGACGCGGCGGAGCTGCCCAAAAAGCTGCTCTTCGTCGTGGATCGCGGCGTGCAGCGCCACCATCCGCAGCTCCTGCGCGCCATCGCGGACTACTGCCGCGCCCACGCCGATGCCCTTGCCTTGGCCCGTGCGCCGCTGCTGGCGGAGGGCGGCGAGGCGGCCAAGAACGATGCGCGCCAGGTGACGGCCGTGCTCGAGGCCATCCACGCCGCCGGCCTGTGCCGGCACGCCTACGTGGTGGCCGTGGGCGGCGGGGCGGTGCTCGATGCCGTCGGCTACGCGGCCGCCACCGCGCACCGCGGGGTGCGGCTGATCCGCGTGCCCACCACGGTGCTGGCCCAGTGCGATGCGGCGGTAGGCGTGAAAAACGGCATCAACGCCTTCGGCAAGAAGAATTTCCTCGGCACCTTCGCGCCGCCCTGCGCGGTGATCAACGACGCCGGCTTTCTGCACACCCTGTCCGCGCGCGACTGGCGGGCGGGCATGGCCGAGGCGGTGAAGGTGGCCCTGCTCAAGGATCCGGTCTTCTTCGCCTATCTGGAGCAGCACGCGACGGATCTGGCGGCGCGCGACATGCGCGCCATGGAAAAACTGATCCGCCGCTGCGCCGAGCTGCATCTGGAGCACATCGCCGGCAACGGCGACCCCTTCGAGCTCGGCTCCTCGCGGCCGTTGGACCACGGCCACTGGTCCGCCCACAAGCTGGAGCAGTTGAGCGGCTACGCCCTGCGCCACGGCGAGGCGGTGGCCATCGGCATCGCCCTCGACGCCACCTACGCCCACCTTTCCGGCGCCCTGAGCCTGCGTGCCTGGCGGCGCATCCTGCACCTGCTCGCCGCCCTGGGCTTCGCCCTCTGGACCCCCGAGCTGGGCCGCCATCTGGACGCACCCATGCATCCGCAGAGCATCTTCGCCGGCTTGGCCGAATTCCGCGAGCACCTGGGCGGCCGGCTCACCATCACGCTGCTGCAGGACATCGGTCGGCCCTTCGAGGTGCACGAGATGGACTTCAAGCTGCTCGCCGACGCCACCGCCCTGCTGCACGCCAGCCACACCGACCTGCAAGGAGGCAACGCATGGATTTCCAAGCTGGCACATGCCCGCTGA
- a CDS encoding c-type cytochrome encodes MRRNLLATAVLLGLALLQIGCSTARRGEALGMPVALGTPAEARGQQVFMQHCQQCHPGGAGGLGPALNDKPLPGFMIRLQVRNGLGAMPAFSERQIAPAELDDLIAYLKALRRAGRDA; translated from the coding sequence ATGCGACGGAATCTTCTTGCAACGGCAGTCCTGCTGGGGCTGGCGCTGTTGCAGATCGGCTGTTCCACCGCGCGCCGGGGCGAGGCGCTCGGCATGCCGGTGGCCCTCGGCACCCCCGCCGAGGCGCGTGGCCAGCAGGTCTTCATGCAGCACTGCCAGCAATGTCACCCGGGCGGCGCCGGCGGCCTGGGCCCGGCGCTCAACGACAAGCCGCTGCCGGGCTTCATGATCCGCCTGCAGGTGCGCAACGGCCTGGGCGCCATGCCGGCCTTTTCGGAGCGGCAGATCGCGCCTGCCGAGCTGGACGACCTGATCGCCTATTTGAAGGCGCTGCGGCGGGCCGGGCGCGACGCATGA
- the eboC gene encoding UbiA-like protein EboC (EboC, a homolog the polyprenyltransferase UbiA, belongs to system of proteins involved in the trafficking of precursor metabolites to an extracytoplasmic compartment so that the biosynthesis of certain natural products, such as scytonemin, can be completed.) has translation MKQSVGVRGPARLAWRPYLQLLRLPNLPTAAADVLAGYAVAGLPGTGALLWLLPAGLALYAGGVVLNDAHDAALDAVERPERPIPSGQIGRGRAFALGYALLGIGVAAAFAAGSVSGRIAMLLAAAVLLYDAWSKHRPLWGALNMGACRGLNLLLGVSAAPALLGERWHLALLPLAYVAAITAVSRGEVHGGRRATGALALGLLYAVLLGLLAIAWSPAVSGWALLPFLLLLMFRVLPPFWRAYLQPQPGPIRRAVQAGVLSLIVLDAAIAAGHGGLLYGLALLALLPLSLLAARTFAVT, from the coding sequence ATGAAGCAGTCCGTGGGAGTGCGCGGGCCGGCGCGCCTGGCTTGGCGGCCTTACCTGCAACTGCTGCGCCTGCCGAATCTGCCGACGGCGGCCGCCGACGTGCTGGCCGGCTATGCGGTGGCGGGCCTGCCGGGCACCGGAGCGCTGCTCTGGCTGCTGCCCGCCGGTTTGGCGCTCTACGCCGGGGGCGTGGTGCTCAACGATGCCCATGATGCCGCGCTCGATGCCGTGGAGCGTCCCGAGCGGCCCATCCCCAGCGGCCAGATCGGCCGCGGCCGCGCCTTCGCCCTCGGCTACGCGCTGCTGGGGATCGGCGTGGCGGCCGCCTTTGCCGCGGGAAGCGTCAGCGGCCGGATCGCCATGCTCCTCGCCGCGGCGGTGCTGCTCTACGACGCCTGGAGCAAGCACCGGCCGCTGTGGGGCGCGCTCAACATGGGCGCCTGCCGGGGCCTCAACCTGCTGCTCGGGGTGAGCGCGGCACCCGCGCTGCTGGGCGAGCGCTGGCACCTGGCCCTGCTGCCGCTGGCCTACGTGGCCGCCATCACCGCCGTCAGCCGCGGCGAGGTGCACGGCGGCAGACGCGCCACCGGTGCGCTGGCGCTCGGACTTTTGTACGCGGTGCTCCTGGGTCTGCTGGCCATAGCCTGGAGCCCCGCCGTCAGCGGCTGGGCCCTGCTGCCCTTCCTGCTGCTCTTGATGTTCCGGGTGCTGCCGCCCTTCTGGCGCGCCTATCTGCAGCCGCAGCCGGGCCCCATCCGGCGGGCCGTGCAGGCCGGGGTGCTGTCGCTGATCGTGCTGGATGCGGCCATTGCCGCCGGCCATGGCGGGTTGCTCTACGGCTTGGCGCTGCTGGCCCTGCTGCCCTTGTCCCTGCTGGCGGCCCGCACCTTTGCGGTGACCTGA
- a CDS encoding PQQ-dependent sugar dehydrogenase: MSLQSLRRWRAICLLLLGAAGLLALAGCYEVRKSAGGGQTDFTPPRVIRAADVAVPPGYRVEPVATGLTFPSAVVFDDANRLYVVEAGYSYGEAWATPRLLRLEPDGRQSVVAIGKNPPWTGVSFHQGAFYIAEGGHLGRILRVTLDGRITPLAEGLPSLGDHHTNRPVVGPDGWLYFSQGTVTNAAVVGPDNAEFGWLKRYPDFHDIPCRDVTLAGRNFESDNPLTADPEDRVSTGAFSSFGTRTAPGQVIRGRVPCSGAIMRVSLAGGQPELVAWGLRNPFGLAFAPDGRLFTTENAFDNRGSRPVFAAPDVLWAVVPGTWYGWPDFAGGMPVIDPRFKPRGKAQPRFLLARHPNRPPRPAALLGVHSSSNGLDFSRNPAFGYVGQAFIAQFGDMAPNVDKVLHPVGFKVVRVDVNKGVIEDFLVNRGKQNGPASRIGGAGIERPVDVRFDQAGTALYVVDFGVMTMGRHGPEPRPGTGVLWRVVRDAGQ, encoded by the coding sequence GTGAGCTTGCAGTCCCTGCGCCGCTGGCGTGCGATATGTTTGCTCTTGCTGGGTGCAGCCGGCTTGCTGGCCCTGGCCGGCTGCTACGAAGTGCGCAAGTCCGCCGGCGGCGGGCAGACGGACTTTACGCCGCCTCGCGTCATCCGCGCCGCCGACGTGGCCGTGCCGCCCGGCTACCGGGTCGAGCCGGTGGCCACCGGGCTCACCTTTCCCAGCGCCGTGGTCTTCGACGACGCCAACCGGCTCTACGTGGTGGAGGCCGGCTATTCCTACGGCGAGGCCTGGGCCACCCCGCGGCTGCTGCGATTGGAGCCGGACGGCCGGCAAAGCGTGGTTGCGATCGGCAAGAATCCGCCCTGGACCGGCGTCAGCTTTCATCAGGGGGCCTTTTACATCGCCGAGGGGGGCCATCTCGGCCGCATCCTGCGCGTGACCCTGGACGGCCGGATCACGCCGCTGGCGGAGGGGCTGCCCAGCCTGGGCGATCACCACACCAACCGTCCGGTGGTCGGGCCTGACGGCTGGCTGTACTTCTCTCAGGGCACCGTCACCAACGCCGCCGTGGTCGGCCCGGACAACGCCGAGTTCGGCTGGCTCAAGCGCTATCCCGATTTTCACGACATCCCGTGCCGCGACGTGACGCTCGCGGGCCGCAATTTCGAAAGCGACAACCCGCTCACCGCCGACCCCGAAGATCGCGTGAGCACCGGCGCCTTCTCGTCCTTCGGCACCCGGACGGCTCCGGGGCAGGTGATCCGCGGCCGGGTGCCGTGCAGCGGGGCGATCATGCGCGTGTCCCTCGCCGGCGGCCAGCCGGAGCTGGTGGCCTGGGGGCTGCGCAACCCCTTCGGCCTGGCCTTCGCCCCGGACGGTCGGCTCTTCACCACCGAAAACGCCTTCGACAACCGCGGCAGCCGCCCGGTCTTCGCCGCTCCCGACGTGCTGTGGGCGGTGGTGCCGGGTACCTGGTACGGCTGGCCCGACTTCGCCGGCGGCATGCCCGTGATCGATCCGCGCTTCAAGCCGCGCGGCAAGGCGCAGCCACGGTTCCTGCTGGCCCGGCACCCCAACCGCCCGCCGCGGCCGGCCGCCCTTCTCGGCGTGCACTCCTCCTCCAACGGCCTCGATTTCTCCCGCAATCCCGCCTTCGGCTACGTGGGCCAGGCCTTCATCGCCCAATTCGGCGACATGGCCCCGAATGTGGACAAGGTGCTGCACCCGGTCGGCTTCAAGGTGGTCCGGGTGGACGTGAACAAGGGGGTGATCGAGGATTTCCTGGTCAACCGGGGCAAGCAGAACGGTCCCGCCTCGCGCATCGGCGGCGCGGGCATCGAGCGGCCGGTGGACGTGCGCTTCGACCAGGCCGGCACGGCGCTCTACGTGGTGGATTTCGGCGTCATGACCATGGGCCGGCACGGTCCCGAGCCGCGCCCGGGCACCGGCGTGCTGTGGCGGGTAGTGCGCGATGCCGGCCAGTGA